The proteins below are encoded in one region of Bosea sp. BIWAKO-01:
- the cydB gene encoding cytochrome d ubiquinol oxidase subunit II gives MGIDLPIIWALIIGFGLMMYVIMDGFDLGIGILFPFVKGREDRDTMVNTVAPVWDGNETWLVLGGAALMAAFPLAYAVILSALYLPLVLMLAGLIWRGVAFEFRFKADEAHKPFWDKAFAWGSYVATYFQGVSLGAFINGFVVRDGAFAGGALDWLTPFSLFTGLGLLVAYALLGSTWLIMKTDEQLQQRMIALARPIVIALLVAIVLVSLWTPWLHQRVAERWFTLPNLFFFAPVPILVFATAALILSVLKRSPHAAPFLLSLVLLFLGYSGLAISLWPNIIPPDISIRAAAAPPQSLGFTLVGALFIIPIILAYTAWSYYVFRGKVRAGEGYH, from the coding sequence ATGGGCATCGATCTTCCGATCATCTGGGCGCTGATCATCGGCTTCGGCCTGATGATGTATGTGATCATGGACGGTTTCGACCTCGGCATCGGGATCCTGTTCCCCTTCGTGAAGGGGAGGGAGGATCGCGACACGATGGTCAACACGGTGGCGCCGGTCTGGGACGGAAATGAAACCTGGCTGGTGCTGGGCGGCGCAGCGCTGATGGCCGCCTTCCCGCTCGCCTATGCCGTGATCCTCAGTGCGCTCTATCTCCCGCTCGTCCTGATGCTGGCGGGGCTGATCTGGCGCGGCGTCGCCTTCGAGTTCCGCTTCAAGGCCGATGAGGCGCACAAGCCGTTCTGGGACAAGGCCTTTGCCTGGGGGTCCTACGTCGCCACCTATTTCCAGGGCGTGTCGCTCGGCGCCTTCATCAACGGTTTTGTAGTCCGCGACGGCGCCTTTGCCGGCGGCGCGCTCGACTGGCTGACACCGTTCAGCCTGTTCACCGGCCTGGGTCTCCTTGTCGCCTACGCGCTGCTGGGCAGCACCTGGCTGATCATGAAGACGGACGAACAGCTGCAGCAGCGCATGATCGCGCTCGCTCGCCCGATCGTCATCGCCCTGCTCGTCGCCATCGTGCTTGTCAGCCTGTGGACGCCATGGCTGCATCAGCGCGTGGCGGAGCGCTGGTTCACGCTGCCGAACCTGTTCTTCTTCGCGCCCGTCCCGATCCTGGTCTTCGCCACGGCCGCCCTGATCCTGTCGGTGCTGAAGCGGTCGCCGCATGCAGCCCCGTTCCTGCTGTCGCTGGTGCTGCTCTTCCTCGGCTATAGCGGCCTTGCGATCAGCCTCTGGCCCAACATCATCCCGCCCGACATCTCGATCCGCGCGGCAGCGGCTCCGCCGCAGAGCCTGGGCTTCACGCTGGTCGGGGCGCTCTTCATCATCCCGATCATCCTCGCCTATACCGCGTGGTCCTATTACGTGTTTCGCGGCAAGGTCAGGGCGGGGGAGGGCTATCACTGA
- a CDS encoding DUF2474 domain-containing protein has product MAPVTSPRKPWLNRFGWLVLIWGASVLTLGIVALGFRLLMKAAGLSL; this is encoded by the coding sequence ATGGCGCCGGTCACTTCCCCTCGCAAGCCCTGGCTCAACCGCTTCGGCTGGCTCGTCCTGATCTGGGGCGCAAGCGTCCTCACGCTCGGCATCGTTGCCCTCGGCTTCCGTCTTCTGATGAAAGCCGCCGGGCTGTCGCTCTGA